Proteins from one Juglans microcarpa x Juglans regia isolate MS1-56 chromosome 1S, Jm3101_v1.0, whole genome shotgun sequence genomic window:
- the LOC121246756 gene encoding NADH dehydrogenase [ubiquinone] 1 alpha subcomplex subunit 8-B — protein sequence MASAVDAAGDPIPTSAVLTASSKHIAVRCQEENVAFLKCKKQDPNPEKCLDKGRQVTRCVLGLLKDLHQNCTKEMDAYVGCLYYHTNEFDLCRKEQEAFEKACPLE from the exons ATGGCGAGCGCAGTGGACGCGGCGGGAGATCCGATCCCGACATCTGCGGTTCTGACGGCGTCTTCGAAGCACATAGCGGTGAGGTGCCAAGAGGAAAACGTGGCCTTCCTCAAGTGCAAGAAGCAGGATCCTAACCCCGAGAAATGCCTTGACAAAGGCCGACAAGTCACTCGCTGCGTCCTTGGCCT GCTGAAAGATCTTCACCAGAATTGTACAAAAGAGATGGATGCATATGTTGGATGCTTGTATTACCACACAAATGAGTTTGATTTATGTCGCAAAGAGCAGGAAGCATTTGAGAAAGCCTGCCCTTTGGAATGA